A single window of Doryrhamphus excisus isolate RoL2022-K1 chromosome 5, RoL_Dexc_1.0, whole genome shotgun sequence DNA harbors:
- the hykk.2 gene encoding hydroxylysine kinase — MSEQHSKPNVSPSQAADLVKKHYNLTPSQTKDLPSYEDQNFHVVTLDGGQYLLKIMNSEDSKDPTLFELQTYAMTFLEENGLPTQTAVKTTAGQGMFLEDLDCGYGRRKYLVRLLTYLPGIPIAKVPFSPQLLYEVGQTAARMDTILKEMKHPQLSVLRRKDFIWDLSNLVLLEKYMHVLDGDPLQEVVKTVLHQYKTFVAPKYAGFRKCLIHGDFNDLNVLVEANDGDGHRISGIIDFVDMHMSYYVHELAITLTYMMLEHAKPVEVGGPILAGWESVFPLNEEEKVCLFWLVLARLSQSLVLARYSVTLHPENEEYLTISCRKGVPILCRFLEMGKEQVEKVWFQSAAQFDSKNGK, encoded by the exons ATGTCAGAGCAGCACTCCAAGCCCAATGTCAGCCCCTCCCAGGCCGCAGACCTTGTGAAGAAACACTACAACCTGACCCCCTCCCAAACAAAAGACCTCCCCAGCTACGAGGACCAGAACTTCCACGTAGTGACGTTGGACGGTGGCCAGTATCTCCTGAAGATCATGAACTCGGAGGACAGTAAGGACCCCACCCTGTTTGAACTGCAGACCTACGCCATGACCTTCCTGGAGGAGAATGGACTTCCCACTCAAACAGCCGTGAAGACAACCGCGGGGCAGGGCATGTTCCTGGAAGACCTGG ATTGCGGTTATGGCCGACGGAAGTACCTGGTCCGCCTGTTGACCTATTTACCTGGAATCCCGATTGCCAAGGTTCCTTTCTCACCACAGCTACTTTATGAAGTGGGCCAGACAGCAGCCAGGATGGACACCATTCTCAAAGAG ATGAAACATCCTCAACTGTCGGTGCTGCGGAGGAAGGACTTCATATGGGATTTGTCCAATCTGGTCCTCCTGGAGAAGTACATGCACGTCCTGGATGGAGACCCTCTCCAGGAGGTTGTGAAGACCGTCCTGCATCAGTACAAGACCTTTGTGGCCCCCAAATACGCCGGTTTCCGCAAGT GTCTCATCCATGGAGACTTCAATGACCTCAATGTGCTCGTGGAAGCCAATGACGGGGACGGTCACAGGATCTCTGGTATCATCGACTTTGTGGACATGCACATGAGTTATTACGTCCACGAGCTCGCCATCACACTGACGTACATGATGCTGGAGCACGCCAAGCCCGTGGAGGTGGGGGGTCCCATCCTGGCGGGCTGGGAGAGCGTCTTTCCGCTCAACGAGGAGGAGAAAGTTTGTCTCTTTTGGTTGGTGCTGGCACGCTTAAGCCAGTCGTTGGTGCTCGCTCGCTATTCTGTGACGCTGCACCCTGAAAACGAAGAATATTTAACCATTTCGTGCAGGAAAGGAGTTCCTATTTTGTGTCGCTTTTTGGAGATGGGGAAAGAGCAGGTGGAGAAAGTGTGGTTCCAGTCCGCCGCTCAATTCGACTCCAAGAACGGAAAGTAA
- the LOC131129913 gene encoding uncharacterized protein LOC131129913: protein MINDRKGGWETLVADPQGYDWSSYTKTSYAKHQRPLMSLVEKNQGKTLVLTVDLTSGQLLSPIPTKDTSCVWLGCTCWEFLLCQWRTGYDTCYPIQLCQTYSAKLQRPELTRASIRAGVKVAVLQTTDDWFQVFTGISGQNNNWLLMAEQAANTTNQDCVVCMGPRPLLQIVPSVLNKSCLLQVMTKTNPTGNCAIFDKVFPLTGPEKKKPLFSNKVAMGNFTCIHRTGTGNTLGSLNVSLCVETETVDVHFSPLSRSDIWWWCGGNAIYDKLPFNTTGYCATVTLILPVHIFQITAVELLHTFDTILPHLWTRTKRGLGWSDNDPTYIDAIGIPRGVPDDYKLVNQIAAGWESIVPWITINKNVDRINYIHYNVQKLGNYTQDGFQAIHEQLSATSLMAFQNRIALDMLLAEKGHVCALFGEKCCTFIPNNTAADGSLTRALDGLQSLNKKMKEHSGVDTSMWSGFADFFSKWKPLLMTIALAVTVFVSILTVCGCICIPIFRRICTQVISSAISPIQLHVQELYTLIPQHDDDEDGVNINKDSVDHDDETSFNITDLFPDPGDYE from the coding sequence ATGATTAATGATAGAAAAGGGGGTTGGGAAACACTAGTGGCAGATCCTCAAGGTTACGACTGGTCGTCATATACTAAAACTAGTTACGCTAAACATCAAAGGCCATTAATGTCACTTGTTGAGAAAAACCAAGGTAAAACTTTAGTTTTGACTGTAGATTTGACATCAGGACAGCTCCTAAGCCCAATTCCAACCAAAGATACTTCATGTGTGTGGTTGGGATGCACCTGTTGGGAATTCTTGTTATGCCAATGGAGGACAGGCTATGATACGTGTTACCCAATTCAGTTATGCCAGACTTACTCAGCAAAACTACAAAGACCAGAATTAACCAGGGCATCAATTAGAGCAGGTGTTAAAGTAGCTGTACTTCAAACCACTGATGATTGGTTCCAAGTATTTACTGGTATTTCTGGCCAAAACAACAACTGGTTACTCATGGCAGAGCAAGCAGCAAACACCACCAACCAGGactgtgtggtttgcatgggACCAAGACCGCTGCTGCAGATAGTTCCTtctgttttgaataaaagttgCCTTTTACAGGTCATGACGAAGACCAACCCCACGGGAAACTGTGCTATTTTCGATAAGGTTTTCCCCCTTACAGgtccagagaagaagaaaccactgttttcaaataaagTTGCGATGGGAAATTTCACATGTATTCACAGGACTGGGACTGGCAACACATTGGGTTCATTGAATGTTTCCTTATGTGTGGAAACTGAGACCGTCGACgtacatttttctcccttatCACGTAGCGAcatatggtggtggtgtggtggtAACGCCATATATGACAAATTACCTTTCAATACTACAGGATATTGTGCTACCGTTACCTTAATTCTGCCTGTACACATATTCCAGATCACAGCAGTTGAGCTACTACATACATTTGACACCATACTCCCACATTTATGGACTAGGACTAAAAGAGGCTTGGGATGGAGTGATAATGATCCAACTTATATTGATGCTATAGGTATTCCACGAGGTGTTCCCGATGATTATAAACTGGTTAATCAAATAGCAGCTGGGTGGGAATCTATTGTACCTtggataacaataaataaaaatgtagatagGATCAACTACATCCACTACAATGTGCAGAAGCTAGGAAATTATACTCAAGATGGTTTTCAAGCAATTCATGAGCAATTGTCAGCTACATCCTTGATGGCTTTCCAGAACCGCATTGCTCTTGACATGTTACTGGCGGAGAAAGGACATGTCTGCGCCCTTTTTGGTGAGAAGTGTTGCACGTTCATTCCGAACAATACAGCAGCAGATGGCAGCCTCACCAGGGCCTTGGATGGACTTCAGTCCCTGAATAAGAAGATGAAAGAGCATTCAGGTGTTGATACCTCTATGTGGTCTGGGTTCGCTGATTTCTTCAGTAAGTGGAAGCCTCTTTTAATGACAATTGCATTGGCAGTGACAGTTTTTGTCAGCATTCTGACAGTGTGTGGATGTATTTGTATCCCCATTTTTCGCAGGATTTGCACCCAGGTAATATCCTCTGCTATTTCACCCATTCAGTTACATGTTCAAgagctttacactcttattccaCAACATGACGACGACGAAGATGGTGTTAACATTAATAAAGATAGTGTTGACCATGACGATGAAACATCTTTTAACATTACTGATCTTTTTCCAGATCCAGGTGACTATGAGTAA